One window of the Rhizobiaceae bacterium genome contains the following:
- a CDS encoding FGGY-family carbohydrate kinase has product MSYYLGIDVGTFESKGAIVDDTGYVIATAARPHKMLVPQPGWAEHRPKQDWWGDFCFIAKKMLADSRIDPKAIKAVGCSAIGPCMLPVDKDGEAMSNAALYGVDNRAVVEIEELTRQIGADRILDRCGNALTTQSVGPKILWLQKNRPEHFEKAAKIVTSTTYLVQKLTGECVVDHYSAANFSPLYEIDVKGWSNALAPDIIDLERLPKVLWTTDIAGQITRKAAKETGLAAGTPVITGTIDAAAEALSVGMTKAGDMMVMYGSTIFMIMLSSRRIQDARLWYAPWLFPGEHASMSGLATSGTLTHWFRDQFARDLPFESAFRTLTEEAEGSPPGANGVIMLPHLSGERTPIHDSNAKGVIFGLNLTHTRGDLYRAAVEGIAFGTNRIFETYREIGEAPKTLLAVGGGTKNPVWLQATSDISGLPQTVRERTLGASYGDAFLAALAVGDVKKSDIGLWNPSARKVSARPKHRAVYDRQYRIFKAIYAQTKDLMAELS; this is encoded by the coding sequence ATGAGCTACTATCTCGGCATCGACGTCGGCACGTTCGAATCCAAGGGCGCGATCGTCGACGACACAGGCTATGTGATCGCCACGGCCGCGCGGCCGCACAAGATGCTGGTGCCGCAGCCGGGCTGGGCCGAGCATCGGCCCAAACAGGACTGGTGGGGCGATTTCTGCTTCATCGCCAAAAAGATGCTGGCCGACAGCCGCATCGACCCCAAGGCGATCAAGGCGGTGGGATGCAGCGCCATCGGTCCCTGCATGCTGCCGGTCGACAAGGACGGCGAGGCCATGTCGAACGCCGCGCTCTACGGCGTCGATAACCGCGCCGTGGTCGAGATCGAGGAGCTTACGCGGCAGATCGGCGCGGACAGAATCCTCGACCGCTGCGGCAACGCGCTGACGACGCAGTCCGTCGGGCCGAAGATCCTCTGGTTGCAGAAAAACCGGCCCGAGCATTTCGAAAAGGCGGCGAAGATCGTCACCTCCACCACCTATCTCGTGCAGAAGCTGACCGGCGAATGCGTGGTGGACCATTATTCGGCCGCCAATTTCTCGCCGCTCTACGAGATCGACGTGAAGGGGTGGAGCAATGCGCTCGCGCCCGACATCATCGATCTGGAGCGTCTGCCGAAGGTGCTGTGGACGACCGACATAGCCGGGCAGATCACGAGGAAGGCGGCGAAGGAGACGGGCCTGGCCGCCGGGACGCCGGTCATCACCGGCACTATCGACGCCGCTGCGGAGGCGCTCAGCGTCGGCATGACGAAGGCCGGCGACATGATGGTGATGTACGGCTCGACCATCTTCATGATCATGCTGTCGTCGAGGCGGATACAGGATGCGCGCCTCTGGTACGCGCCATGGCTCTTCCCGGGCGAGCATGCGTCCATGTCGGGGCTGGCGACCAGCGGAACGCTGACGCACTGGTTCCGCGACCAGTTCGCCCGCGACCTGCCGTTCGAAAGCGCCTTCAGGACGCTCACGGAAGAAGCGGAAGGCTCGCCGCCCGGCGCCAACGGCGTCATCATGCTGCCGCATCTGTCAGGCGAGCGCACGCCAATTCATGATTCCAACGCCAAGGGCGTGATCTTCGGGCTCAATCTCACGCATACGCGCGGCGACCTCTACCGCGCGGCGGTGGAGGGCATCGCCTTCGGCACCAACCGCATTTTCGAGACCTACCGCGAGATCGGAGAGGCGCCGAAGACGCTGCTGGCGGTCGGCGGCGGCACCAAGAATCCGGTCTGGCTGCAAGCGACGTCCGACATTTCCGGACTGCCGCAGACGGTGCGCGAGCGCACGCTCGGCGCGAGCTACGGCGACGCCTTCCTCGCCGCGCTCGCGGTCGGCGACGTGAAGAAAAGCGACATCGGCCTGTGGAACCCGTCCGCGCGCAAGGTTTCCGCGCGGCCGAAGCATCGCGCCGTCTACGACAGGCAGTATCGCATCTTCAAGGCGATCTACGCGCAGACGAAGGATTTGATGGCGGAACTGTCATGA
- the ugpC gene encoding sn-glycerol-3-phosphate ABC transporter ATP-binding protein UgpC, with amino-acid sequence MAQVAIRDVSKDFGTVKVLHGVSVDIADGQFVVLVGPSGCGKSTLLRMVAGLEHVTGGDIRIGERTVNHLPPAKRDIAMVFQNYALYPHKTVRDNMAFALKLRKTDPKIVAERVEKAAEILDLKPYLGRYPRQLSGGQRQRVAMGRAIVRNPQVFLFDEPLSNLDAKLRVQMRTEIKELHQRLKTTTIYVTHDQVEAMTMADKIVVMQAGRIEQMGAPLELFDRPANTFVAGFIGSPSMNMLKGTVKNGAVEVDGVALPHAGGVQLTEGQQVIYGIRPEHLQIAPDGFATTISVIEPTGSETMVFLRFGSHEMTALFRERHEFRPGDTLHLKPRTDVVHLFDAATGKRL; translated from the coding sequence ATGGCGCAAGTTGCAATCCGCGACGTCTCGAAGGACTTCGGGACGGTCAAAGTCCTGCACGGAGTGAGTGTCGATATCGCCGACGGGCAGTTCGTCGTGCTTGTCGGCCCGTCCGGCTGCGGCAAGTCCACGCTGCTGCGCATGGTGGCGGGGCTGGAGCACGTCACCGGCGGCGACATCCGCATCGGCGAGCGCACGGTGAACCATCTGCCGCCGGCCAAGCGCGACATCGCCATGGTGTTCCAGAACTACGCGCTCTACCCGCACAAGACCGTGCGGGACAACATGGCCTTCGCGCTGAAGCTCAGGAAGACCGATCCGAAGATCGTGGCCGAGCGCGTCGAGAAGGCGGCCGAAATCCTTGATCTCAAACCCTATCTCGGCCGCTACCCGCGCCAGCTTTCCGGCGGCCAGCGCCAGCGCGTCGCCATGGGCCGCGCCATCGTGCGCAATCCGCAGGTGTTCCTGTTCGACGAGCCGCTGTCGAACCTCGACGCCAAGCTGCGAGTGCAGATGCGCACCGAGATCAAGGAACTGCACCAGCGGCTGAAGACGACGACCATCTACGTCACCCACGACCAGGTCGAGGCGATGACGATGGCCGACAAGATCGTCGTCATGCAAGCGGGCCGCATCGAGCAGATGGGTGCGCCGCTCGAATTGTTCGACAGGCCCGCCAACACCTTCGTCGCCGGCTTCATCGGCTCGCCGTCGATGAACATGCTGAAGGGCACGGTGAAGAACGGCGCGGTCGAGGTCGACGGCGTCGCGCTGCCGCATGCGGGCGGCGTGCAGCTCACGGAAGGTCAGCAGGTGATCTACGGCATCCGGCCGGAGCATTTGCAGATCGCACCCGACGGCTTTGCCACGACCATCTCGGTGATCGAGCCGACCGGCTCGGAGACGATGGTGTTCCTGCGCTTCGGAAGCCACGAGATGACGGCGCTGTTCCGCGAGCGCCACGAGTTCAGGCCGGGAGACACGCTCCATCTGAAGCCGCGCACGGATGTCGTCCACCTGTTCGACGCCGCGACGGGCAAGCGCCTGTAG
- a CDS encoding extracellular solute-binding protein, producing the protein MKVELYNQLVRAGATRRDVLRGAASLAALSAASGAGLGALVGSASAQEDVRAQILQIPGVGKGSPTDADWQKVGELCLGATKASIKEGEFAGVELTFMGLNNQNLHNFLFRGFLKPWEAYTGAKINWIDLAQADYNGRLQQSIATGTVDFDIIEMGAPFEGDTASKGLLDEMPDWVKTQIEADDLVGYLQPPVGTWDGKTYRITVDGDCHTFAYRKDYFGEGSITGEAEVPTTWQKIDEISKNLKGKKDPLTGLDAYGFLDPLKGWGGFGFYFLEDRASAYAKHPDDKAWLFDPETMKPRVNNPAWVQAIQDVMDLIAAGAYPPDQINADPGTTAFQQFLAGTGMALCWWGDVGSNARTSDTSVVGDVAGFSINPGSNKVYNSKTSAWEEKENFAPNMAYIGWGVYVTSRVSGDEKKRKAAWSAAAHLGGKDLSLWTSAYPSGFQPYRNSHFNYEEWEKAGYDRAFVEDYLGSNLDSYNHPNAAIEPRIPGIFQYYSVAEDELAKGFAGQYKSAQETADAIAAAWEKITDQIGRESQIKLYKASLGM; encoded by the coding sequence ATGAAAGTGGAACTCTACAACCAACTCGTCCGCGCCGGCGCCACCCGGCGCGACGTGTTGCGCGGGGCGGCGAGCCTCGCCGCGCTCAGCGCAGCCAGCGGCGCCGGCCTCGGCGCTCTCGTGGGCAGCGCTTCGGCGCAGGAAGACGTGCGCGCGCAGATCCTGCAGATCCCCGGCGTCGGCAAGGGATCGCCGACGGACGCCGACTGGCAGAAGGTCGGCGAGCTCTGTCTCGGCGCGACGAAAGCCAGCATCAAGGAAGGCGAGTTCGCCGGCGTCGAGCTCACCTTCATGGGTCTGAACAACCAGAACCTGCACAACTTCCTCTTCCGCGGCTTCCTGAAGCCGTGGGAGGCCTATACCGGCGCCAAGATCAACTGGATCGATCTCGCGCAGGCCGATTACAACGGCCGTCTGCAACAGTCGATCGCCACCGGCACGGTTGATTTCGATATCATCGAGATGGGCGCGCCGTTCGAGGGCGACACCGCCTCCAAGGGCCTGCTCGACGAGATGCCGGACTGGGTGAAGACACAGATCGAGGCGGATGACCTCGTCGGCTACCTGCAGCCGCCGGTCGGAACCTGGGACGGCAAGACCTATCGCATCACGGTCGACGGCGACTGCCACACCTTCGCCTACCGCAAGGACTATTTCGGCGAGGGCTCCATCACCGGCGAGGCCGAGGTGCCGACGACCTGGCAGAAGATCGACGAGATCTCGAAGAACCTGAAGGGCAAGAAGGACCCGCTGACCGGTCTCGACGCCTATGGCTTCCTCGACCCGCTGAAGGGCTGGGGCGGCTTCGGCTTCTACTTCCTCGAAGACCGCGCATCCGCCTATGCCAAGCATCCCGACGACAAGGCATGGCTGTTCGATCCGGAGACGATGAAGCCGCGCGTCAACAATCCGGCCTGGGTTCAGGCGATCCAGGATGTGATGGATTTGATCGCGGCCGGCGCCTATCCGCCGGACCAGATCAACGCCGATCCGGGCACCACCGCATTCCAGCAGTTCCTCGCCGGCACCGGCATGGCGCTCTGCTGGTGGGGCGATGTCGGCTCCAACGCCCGCACGTCGGACACCTCCGTCGTCGGCGATGTGGCCGGCTTCTCGATCAATCCCGGCTCGAACAAGGTCTATAATTCCAAGACCAGCGCCTGGGAAGAGAAGGAAAACTTCGCGCCGAACATGGCCTATATCGGCTGGGGCGTCTACGTCACCAGCCGGGTCTCCGGCGACGAGAAGAAGCGCAAGGCCGCATGGTCGGCGGCAGCGCATCTCGGCGGCAAGGATCTGAGCCTCTGGACCTCGGCCTATCCCTCAGGCTTCCAGCCCTACCGCAACTCGCACTTCAACTATGAGGAATGGGAGAAGGCGGGTTACGACCGCGCCTTCGTCGAGGATTATCTGGGCTCGAACCTCGACAGCTACAACCATCCGAACGCCGCGATCGAACCCCGCATCCCCGGTATCTTCCAGTACTATTCCGTTGCCGAGGACGAACTGGCGAAGGGCTTTGCCGGCCAGTACAAGTCGGCGCAGGAAACGGCGGACGCCATCGCCGCCGCCTGGGAGAAGATCACGGACCAGATCGGCCGCGAGAGCCAGATCAAGCTCTACAAGGCTTCGCTTGGCATGTAA
- a CDS encoding sugar ABC transporter permease — MSEGDLLHVVTADDISDRRRLFGRAIVWGSALIVALVAAAQAAQETGIADFGFRTWRPTLFAYILWAVCLCWSQVLIRGEQGKRTLFVLPAALFVVSLTVFPLLFGLIIAFSNWNLSSPLGRQFNGLDNVRQMWSDPFYWNALRNMVWYSLAILVEYAIAFGLALLLNAEIRARKFFRVAFLLPLMLSPVAVSWMIGKSMLEIRFGPIARFARWLGWDNPSFFGSPEIARFTIMLLDAWTFIPFMMIMILAGLQAIPRELNEAARVDGASAWQTFWGVVFPLMLPVSITAILIRIIFKLKLADIVINLTAGGPGGATDTVTSFIFREYRDRSNVGYGTLLAMVYLVIIIIAMTILMKLAERFARPRT; from the coding sequence ATGAGTGAGGGGGATCTTCTTCACGTCGTCACGGCGGATGACATCTCCGACCGGCGCCGGCTCTTTGGTCGGGCGATCGTCTGGGGGTCGGCGCTCATCGTGGCCCTTGTCGCCGCCGCGCAGGCCGCGCAGGAGACAGGCATCGCCGATTTCGGCTTCCGGACATGGCGCCCCACGCTCTTCGCCTACATATTGTGGGCCGTCTGCCTCTGCTGGAGTCAGGTGCTGATCCGCGGCGAGCAGGGCAAGCGCACGCTCTTCGTGCTGCCGGCCGCGCTGTTCGTCGTGTCGCTCACCGTCTTCCCGCTGCTGTTCGGGCTCATCATCGCGTTCTCGAACTGGAATCTCTCGTCGCCCCTCGGCCGCCAGTTCAACGGACTCGACAATGTCCGGCAGATGTGGAGCGATCCGTTCTACTGGAACGCGCTGCGCAACATGGTCTGGTACAGCCTGGCGATCCTCGTGGAATACGCGATCGCCTTCGGCCTGGCCCTGCTGCTCAACGCCGAAATCCGCGCCAGAAAATTCTTCCGCGTCGCTTTCCTGCTGCCGCTGATGCTGTCGCCGGTCGCGGTGAGCTGGATGATCGGCAAGTCCATGCTGGAGATCCGTTTCGGGCCGATCGCGCGCTTCGCCCGCTGGCTCGGCTGGGACAATCCCTCCTTCTTCGGCTCGCCCGAGATCGCCCGCTTCACCATCATGCTGCTCGACGCATGGACCTTCATTCCCTTCATGATGATCATGATCCTGGCGGGACTGCAGGCCATTCCGAGGGAACTGAACGAGGCGGCGCGCGTCGACGGAGCGAGCGCCTGGCAGACTTTCTGGGGCGTGGTGTTCCCGCTGATGCTGCCGGTCTCGATCACCGCGATCCTGATCCGCATCATCTTCAAGCTCAAGCTCGCGGACATCGTGATCAACCTGACGGCCGGAGGCCCCGGCGGCGCGACGGACACCGTCACGTCGTTCATCTTCCGCGAGTACCGGGACCGGTCGAACGTCGGATACGGCACGCTTCTGGCCATGGTCTATCTGGTCATCATCATTATCGCCATGACCATCCTGATGAAGCTGGCTGAACGGTTCGCGAGGCCGCGCACATGA
- a CDS encoding SIS domain-containing protein, whose protein sequence is MSSLFRTALDELGLVLDRVDEARVDEVCRLLAKAKRVGIHGLGREGLQMRGLAMRMFHLGMPVGVVGDMTMPPLGEGDVFFVSSGPGETTTVLTLIGVAEEAGATVIVVTAEPDGSAAKLADVTLLVPAQTMASDQGTAKTSVLPMGSAFEGALFVLFEVMVLKLKALLVASPEDMRARHTNME, encoded by the coding sequence ATGAGTTCGCTCTTCCGCACCGCACTTGATGAGTTGGGGTTGGTGCTGGACCGCGTCGACGAGGCGCGGGTCGACGAGGTGTGCCGCCTGCTGGCGAAGGCGAAGCGCGTCGGCATCCACGGACTCGGCCGCGAGGGGTTGCAGATGCGCGGCCTCGCCATGCGCATGTTCCACCTCGGCATGCCGGTGGGTGTCGTCGGCGACATGACCATGCCGCCTCTGGGCGAGGGCGACGTGTTCTTCGTCTCGTCGGGGCCGGGCGAGACGACGACCGTGCTGACGCTCATCGGAGTCGCGGAGGAAGCCGGGGCGACGGTGATCGTCGTCACCGCCGAGCCGGACGGAAGCGCCGCCAAGCTGGCCGATGTGACGCTGCTGGTGCCGGCACAGACCATGGCGAGCGATCAGGGAACGGCGAAAACCTCCGTGCTGCCGATGGGCTCGGCCTTCGAGGGCGCGCTGTTCGTGCTGTTCGAGGTGATGGTGCTCAAGCTGAAGGCTCTGCTCGTCGCCTCGCCGGAAGATATGCGGGCCAGACACACCAATATGGAATAG
- a CDS encoding carbohydrate ABC transporter permease, translated as MSEAIFRDTETDLAFRTRRFTGKFLIYTLLILWAIICLFPIYWTITTSFKMAPNVMQGALIPWVDYTPAWLGWRSLGLSPDTIGAESTVRSEFLKRFFNSAITAVASSTIAVMLGSLAAYGLSRFSYKFGYMRNSDILFFFLSQLILPPVVLALPFLVLYKQLALLDTRIGLILLYTLTVLPIVIWIMRDQFESIPTELEEAALVDGLSIWGAFFSVILPIALPGMIAAFILSLVLTWNEYFFAALLTSTHANTLPVMVASQTGSQGISWWSMAALSFAAILPLIVIGVVLERYLIKGMTAGAVK; from the coding sequence ATGAGCGAAGCGATCTTCCGCGACACCGAGACGGATCTGGCGTTCCGCACCAGGCGGTTCACCGGAAAATTCCTGATCTATACGCTGCTGATCCTGTGGGCGATCATCTGCCTGTTCCCGATCTACTGGACGATCACGACCAGCTTCAAGATGGCGCCCAACGTCATGCAGGGGGCGCTCATTCCATGGGTCGACTACACGCCCGCCTGGCTCGGATGGCGCTCGCTCGGCCTGTCGCCCGACACGATCGGCGCGGAAAGCACCGTTCGCAGCGAGTTCCTGAAGCGGTTCTTCAACTCCGCCATCACCGCCGTCGCATCCTCGACGATCGCCGTCATGCTGGGTTCGCTCGCCGCCTACGGCCTGTCGCGCTTTTCCTACAAGTTCGGCTATATGCGGAACTCGGACATCCTGTTCTTCTTCCTGTCGCAGCTCATCCTGCCACCCGTCGTCCTCGCCCTGCCCTTCCTCGTCCTCTACAAGCAGCTCGCGCTGCTCGACACGCGTATCGGCCTCATCCTGCTCTACACGCTGACGGTGCTGCCGATCGTCATCTGGATCATGCGCGACCAGTTCGAATCGATCCCGACCGAGCTGGAGGAGGCGGCGCTTGTCGACGGCCTGTCGATCTGGGGCGCTTTTTTCAGCGTCATACTGCCGATCGCGCTGCCGGGCATGATTGCAGCCTTCATCCTCAGCCTCGTGCTGACATGGAACGAGTATTTCTTCGCTGCGCTGCTGACATCGACCCACGCCAACACGCTGCCGGTCATGGTCGCCTCGCAGACGGGCAGCCAGGGCATCAGCTGGTGGTCGATGGCCGCCCTTTCCTTCGCCGCCATCCTGCCGCTGATCGTCATCGGCGTCGTTCTTGAACGCTATCTCATCAAGGGCATGACCGCCGGCGCGGTGAAGTAG
- a CDS encoding DMT family transporter: MDRLHPVADDRARSRERLTGILLIVLSASLFGLVDAISKLLTEHQSFAQIVWARYALGLPMLLLGTPPSALRHLFRTKRPGLQILRGLTPIGVSISMVFAVRYMPLAEATVILFAAPLFVVALSAPLLGESVRISHWIAVCVGFAAVVVVARPGVGQISHLAVIPLVGAFFYAIMQIVTRRVAAAGERSQTTLAWTLMTGMVISTPLALVLWEPLETRGWLLMLSLGTVFGIAQLLMIRGFALAPAGLLAPLSYVQVVSAAILSVAIFGESLDVWTLLGIVMIVASGLYVVRERNAGSGRT; the protein is encoded by the coding sequence ATGGACCGCCTTCATCCTGTCGCGGACGATCGCGCAAGGTCGCGCGAGCGGCTGACGGGCATCCTCCTCATCGTGCTTTCGGCATCGCTCTTCGGTCTGGTCGACGCCATCAGCAAGCTGCTCACGGAGCACCAGTCCTTCGCGCAGATCGTCTGGGCGCGTTATGCGCTGGGCCTGCCGATGCTGCTTCTGGGCACCCCACCATCCGCGCTGCGCCACCTGTTCCGGACGAAGAGGCCGGGATTGCAGATCCTGCGCGGCCTGACGCCCATCGGCGTCAGCATCTCCATGGTGTTCGCGGTGCGCTACATGCCGCTTGCAGAGGCGACGGTCATCCTGTTCGCCGCGCCGCTTTTCGTCGTCGCCCTGTCGGCGCCGCTGCTCGGCGAATCCGTCCGGATCTCGCACTGGATCGCGGTCTGCGTCGGCTTCGCCGCAGTCGTTGTGGTCGCCCGCCCCGGCGTCGGCCAGATCTCGCATCTGGCCGTGATCCCGCTCGTCGGCGCGTTCTTCTACGCGATCATGCAGATCGTCACGCGGCGCGTCGCCGCTGCGGGCGAGCGGTCGCAGACGACGCTTGCATGGACGCTGATGACCGGAATGGTCATCTCCACGCCGCTGGCGCTGGTTCTTTGGGAGCCGCTCGAGACGCGCGGCTGGCTGCTGATGCTGTCGCTCGGTACGGTTTTCGGCATCGCGCAGCTTCTGATGATCCGCGGTTTCGCGCTCGCGCCGGCGGGCCTGCTGGCGCCGCTCAGCTATGTTCAGGTAGTCTCGGCCGCGATCCTCAGCGTCGCCATCTTCGGTGAATCGCTCGACGTCTGGACGTTGCTCGGCATCGTGATGATCGTCGCTTCCGGCCTCTATGTGGTCCGCGAGCGCAACGCCGGCTCCGGCAGGACCTGA